In Thermosphaera sp., a genomic segment contains:
- a CDS encoding Nre family DNA repair protein: MKLDPSICILCRGRGYCGLSYCPVLSKSRAQLKLRKVEDSKVIEGSSPPAVFVGRHGYPYVRVGTSTPPLIGDTSIYDYPEKWLSLRLDDILDFRWSLITGFTVSQVRSVDNPLLENIKLVAMSIKPVDIYLEVSKPPKPIITFDEHVPPMGPRSQLEKIRVIGNPAIPKPVDSVYSDHDLKAEEAVLKLYTSGIPISHIQKVFSVGTLGIRDKRRLVPTRWSITAVDYIISRNLLRNVKKYEVMNEIHVYELRIHGNLFIAILYPEKWSYEWMEAWWPGSAWNPLSTNVVVEGDYEEYKGRDDYPGIGGCYYASMLATLEHLNRFKRQATAILLREIYPSFNIPIGVWFVRESVRTMYSKPPVLKTTSFNEVIEFLNRSTRLGSSKWISSSRLLRRILGGRRITDYLKKG, translated from the coding sequence ATGAAGCTGGATCCAAGTATATGTATATTATGTAGGGGTAGGGGATACTGCGGGCTCTCATACTGTCCCGTTTTATCGAAGAGTAGGGCTCAGCTTAAGCTTAGAAAAGTTGAAGACTCTAAAGTAATAGAGGGTTCATCACCGCCTGCAGTTTTCGTGGGCCGACATGGATACCCCTACGTGAGAGTAGGAACGTCAACACCCCCTCTAATTGGTGATACTTCTATTTATGACTACCCTGAGAAATGGTTAAGCTTGAGGCTCGACGACATTCTGGATTTTAGATGGAGTCTAATAACAGGGTTCACAGTGAGTCAAGTCAGAAGTGTTGACAACCCACTCCTGGAGAATATTAAGTTAGTTGCAATGAGTATTAAGCCTGTTGACATTTATCTCGAGGTTTCAAAGCCCCCCAAGCCTATAATAACCTTTGATGAACACGTGCCTCCGATGGGTCCTCGGTCCCAACTCGAGAAAATACGCGTAATTGGAAACCCAGCCATCCCAAAGCCCGTAGACTCGGTCTACTCAGACCATGACCTAAAAGCTGAGGAGGCAGTGTTAAAATTGTACACTAGTGGAATCCCCATCTCTCATATTCAGAAAGTTTTTAGTGTCGGAACACTGGGCATTAGGGACAAACGAAGACTCGTTCCAACTAGGTGGAGCATAACTGCTGTCGACTATATAATTTCAAGGAATCTTTTGAGAAATGTTAAAAAATACGAGGTCATGAACGAGATTCACGTCTATGAATTGAGGATTCACGGAAACCTCTTCATTGCAATTCTTTACCCCGAGAAGTGGAGTTATGAATGGATGGAGGCTTGGTGGCCTGGCTCGGCTTGGAACCCGTTATCAACGAATGTTGTTGTAGAGGGAGACTATGAAGAATACAAAGGCAGAGATGATTATCCAGGAATAGGTGGTTGCTACTATGCAAGCATGCTTGCAACTCTCGAGCATTTAAACAGGTTCAAGAGGCAGGCAACCGCCATCCTTTTAAGAGAGATTTATCCAAGTTTTAATATACCCATTGGAGTATGGTTTGTAAGAGAGTCGGTTAGAACGATGTATTCAAAGCCTCCTGTTCTGAAAACAACAAGCTTCAACGAAGTTATCGAATTTCTCAATAGAAGCACAAGGCTTGGGTCTTCGAAATGGATTTCCTCGTCGAGACTATTACGGCGGATCCTCGGGGGGAGAAGGATTACTGATTACCTTAAGAAAGGTTAA